Proteins from a single region of Sebastes umbrosus isolate fSebUmb1 chromosome 8, fSebUmb1.pri, whole genome shotgun sequence:
- the rusc2 gene encoding iporin isoform X3, translating into MDSPPKLSGETLIVHHIPLVHCQVSGRRQGGCGASLKRNNPFIPPENLGLSRTTSLPERDVLQREALLYSSLIHTSSGSWASHNGVRERKVTGRGGSTASDDSSFTSSNSEDQLIAAHTLPRAKPRNRNPLRHNPFLLNTEDEDEEEEEDGDNNLSGYLEDSSFHLHSDTGCALDDGLAPFHLHDLGFASEPFLLHRSVGGSSRESLRAVASDLSTHLEDLDILGLDSQLRLGSSGSNMSMDCGEQDWGDDDGEDEDHPMRCGRSSSSSSTQHCSCCALSQHYPQHFPEAFSEPFSECQQGYGSDSSCNSSDGVLVNFSAIYNKMNNSIPEKPPSSGHTNLNSSTDHSCTSSVSDPQGNKRDSTGGAFYLDLHTSPTEPPVSQLQPSCLGSAFPLIREPHLSTSSTCSCAVEHQGALDLDANCNSYHPPHSGSSGDLASCLQSEARLVVATQNYYKLVTCDLSSQSSPSPAGSSVNSCSDEHSKGSPTPTQPHEYFLFRQRADEEGVEEEDEDGESSRRDDDDDDDEEEDEEEDEEKKKNQQAAGGADAAAAAAAVIEGQVYVNISPPVVGRGVIGAPSGSRPRSRSYDRNLDKSPSPRIGSLERMLSCPVRLSEGAGTTTTPPPPPRVTSFAEIARSKRRNGGSGSSPSQKAAADPFSSTYSTHSHSSVDFSPIPEQRVEGDSHSLSPVPFTRCYSQGSIERHLEGARETRAKAEGGLSTSSDSRPAVVRYSKDQRPTTLPIQPFTFHHQFASKPPQPKPLLPRLTGYVSGMQARSSSGSGSGSGSGSGSGGAVGEDSEDAAENVHRYQGTLAAAAPPPGSVRPSPLGSYSPVRLQGAPSSGTCSTCTPSPQPSHSLSCPLSAGLAPLHTPPTGKQGSGSAPLPTTPPPPSLGAKRGTVPPMLPAVQGHCFHRGALPSLPALNSDMLSPLGCENSGNHVEGNTGSGARTHNAHHLSPQALKWREYRRRNPLGLERLSGSHSSAGSGSLSGNPEPRRGGGSRPARRNVFDFPSVPSGHALGRLNAVGQSTKLQQIYSDFLPDYFSMTEKPPEEFCLSPDASTSSSSSSSSQSHISVDLMQKRGLVKAVNTAVDLIVAHFGTSRDPDVKAKLGNSWVSPNVGHLILKYLCPALHEVLQDGLKAYVLDLIIGQRRCQPWSLVEASTQLGPSTRVLHSLFSKVSQYSELSSHSMRLNAFIFGLLNLKSLEFWFNHLYTHEDIIAAHYSPWGFLPLSQGACQPLFEELLLLLQPLSLLPFDLDLLFEPHLLQKGQEHLRRKEQLCSAGQSVDQSTRSTFQLMRGWSTTVSEMVRDSEGKKERAPLRREGTWPRMEGVGARREGAGGKLRLRSEGEETETAGSVSRPATLEVGFANLWKERGIMSGQRMKGVGQESQGEGEDGQEKDRKKEKEVEEGRQRQERQAGWWYQLMQSSQVYIDQSTEGSKFVKTEKRRRSSERRQNQLPPTREGVVEGAESSQDGEGYRSRKSSSSSSGESAGSRGRRPSWMGSPPDSVLTQEKDAKPQEAAGTGAQAAAQEESPSQGQSLRWGRLFGSSVGAPLRMEAAEQKAKAQKTRPPSGWLSLDRSVLDLVAQTIGAGSGKKAEPPATPTHTQTTLPPTSTQPTEARQHSP; encoded by the exons ATGGACAGCCCTCCTAAGCTGTCAGGCGAGACCCTGATCGTGCATCACATCCCCCTGGTGCACTGCCAGGTGTCAGGGCGGCGGCAGGGCGGCTGCGGAGCCTCGCTGAAGAGAAACAACCCGTTCATCCCACCGGAGAACCTTGGCTTGAGTCGCACCACTTCCCTCCCCGAGAGAGACGTCCTTCAGAGAGAGGCTCTGCTCTACAGCAGCCTGATCCATACCTCCAGCGGCTCCTGGGCCTCCCACAacggagtgagagagaggaaggttaCCGGGAGGGGAGGCAGCACGGCGAGCGATGATTCATCGTTCACCTCGAGTAATTCGGAGGACCAGCTGATTGCGGCGCACACGTTACCCAGAGCCAAACCGAGGAACAGGAATCCGTTACGTCATAATCCGTTCCTGTTGAATACTGAAgacgaggatgaagaggaggaggaggatggcgACAACAACCTCAGTGGTTACCTCGAAGACTCCTCTTTTCACCTCCACAGTGACACTGGCTGTGCCCTCGATGACGGGTTGGCTCCTTTCCACCTACACGACCTCGGCTTTGCTTCAGAGCCCTTTCTCTTGCACCGGTCGGTGGGTGGAAGCAGTCGGGAGTCCCTGAGGGCGGTTGCCTCGGACCTCTCCACCCACCTGGAGGACCTGGACATTCTCGGACTGGACAGCCAGCTGCGCCTCGGCAGCAGCGGCTCCAACATGTCCATGGATTGCGGAGAGCAAGACTGGGGCGATGACGATGGAGAGGATGAAGATCACCCAATGAGGTGTGGGCgtagctcctccagctcctccacgcAGCACTGCTCCTGCTGCGCCCTCTCCCAGCACTACCCTCAGCACTTCCCCGAGGCCTTCTCGGAGCCTTTCTCGGAGTGCCAGCAGGGCTACGGCAGCGACTCTTCCTGCAACAGCTCGGACGGCGTGCTCGTGAACTTCAGCGCCATTTACAACAAGATGAACAACAGTATTCCGGAGAAGCCGCCGTCCTCCGGGCACACCAACCTCAACAGCTCCACGGACCACTCCTGCACCTCGTCTGTTTCCGATCCACAAGGAAACAAGCGAGACTCAACCGGAGGCGCTTTCTATCTGGACCTTCACACCTCCCCGACTGAACCTCCCGTATCCCAGCTACAACCCTCCTGCCTCGGCAGCGCCTTCCCTCTCATCCGTGAACCTCACCtgtccacctcctccacctgctcctgTGCCGTGGAGCACCAGGGGGCTCTTGACCTCGACGCCAACTGCAACTCGTACCACCCTCCGCATTCTGGGTCGTCCGGAGACCTCGCTTCCTGTCTGCAGAGTGAGGCGCGTCTGGTCGTCGCTACCCAGAACTACTACAAGCTGGTGACCTGCGACCTGTCATCCCAGTCGTCCCCGAGCCCCGCGGGCTCCTCGGTCAACAGCTGCTCCGATGAGCACAGCAAAGGCAGCCCCACCCCGACCCAGCCCCACGAGTACTTCCTTTTCAGGCAGAGAGCCGATGAGGAGGGTgtggaagaagaagacgaagatgGAGAGTCATCTAGG CgagatgatgacgatgatgatgatgaggaagaggacgaggaggaggacgaggagaagaagaagaatcagcAGGCAGCTGGTGGGgccgatgctgctgctgctgctgccgccgtgATTGAAGGCCAGGTGTACGTCAACATCTCCCCTCCCGTGGTCGGCCGCGGTGTTATCGGAGCTCCCTCAGGAAGCCGTCCCCGCTCTCGCAGCTACGACCGCAACCTGGACAAGTCTCCGTCCCCTCGGATCGGATCTCTGGAGCGCATGTTGAGCTGCCCCGTCCGGCTCAGCGAGGGCGCCGGCACGACCACgaccccgcctcctcctccgcgAGTCACCTCCTTCGCAGAGATCGCAAGAAGCAAACGGAGAAACGGAGGTTCGGGGAGTTCGCCGTCGCAGAAGGCGGCTGCAGATCCGTTCTCCTCCACGTACTCCACCCACTCCCACTCCTCTGTGGATTTCTCTCCCATCCCAGAGCAGCGTGTGGAGGGTGACAGCCACAGCCTGTCACCTGTACCCTTTACCAGATGTTACAGTCAAGGCAGCATCGAGCGACACCTGGAGGGGGCGAGGGAGACCAGGGCCAAGGCTGAAG GTGGCCTCTCAACTTCCTCAGACAGCCGCCCGGCGGTGGTCCGCTACAGTAAGGACCAGCGGCCCACCACCCTCCCCATCCAGCCCTTCACCTTCCACCACCAGTTCGCCTCCAAACCCCCGCAGCCCAAACCTCTGCTGCCCCGGCTCACGGGCTACGTCTCTGGGATGCAGGCCCGCTCCAGCTCCGGCTCCGGTTCCGGttctggctctggctctggctctggaGGTGCGGTGGGGGAGGACAGTGAAGATGCAGCTGAAAATGTACACAGGTACCAGGGGACTCTGGCTGCAGCAGCCCCTCCACCTGGATCAGTTCGACCCTCGCCTCTCGGGAGCTACTCCCCGGTGCGGCTGCAGGGGGCGCCCAGCTCTGGTACCTGCTCAACCTGCACCCCGAGCCCTCAGCCGTCACACAGCCTCTCCTGCCCACTCTCAGCAGGCCTCGCCCCCCTGCACACCCCACCGACAGGGAAGCAGGGATCGGGTTCAGCACCGCTACCGACtacccctccacctccatcccTGGGGGCCAAGAGAGGCACGGTGCCGCCAATGCTGCCGGCGGTGCAGGGACACTGTTTCCATCGTGGAGCTCTGCCCAGTTTACCAGCTCTCAACAGCGACATGCTGAGCCCGCTGGGCTGTGAGAACTCTGGGAATCATGTGGAGGGAAACACAGGATCTGGAGCCAGGACACATAATG CACACCACCTCTCCCCCCAGGCTCTCAAATGGAGGGAGTACCGTCGTCGAAACCCTCTGGGCTTGGAGAGGCTCTCGGGGAGCCACTCTTCTGCAGGATCAGGCTCCCTCTCTGGTAACCCGGAACCCAGACGGGGCGGGGGATCACGACCTGCCAGACGGAACGTGTTTGATTTCCCTTCGGTCCCCTCCGGCCACGCGCTGGGACGGCTCAACG cAGTGGGCCAATCAACCAAGCTGCAGCAAATCTACAGCGACTTCCTGCCGGACTACTTCTCCATGACCGAGAAGCCTCCGGAGGAGTTCTGCCTCTCCCCCGACGCGTCaacgtcctcttcctcctcctcttcctcacagtCCCACATCTCTGTGGACCTGATGCAGAAGAGAG GTTTGGTGAAAGCCGTGAACACAGCAGTGGATCTGATCGTGGCACACTTCGGCACCAGTCGAGACCCGGATGTAAAG GCCAAGCTGGGGAACAGCTGGGTGAGTCCCAACGTGGGTCACCTCATCCTGAAGTACCTGTGCCCGGCCCTGCATGAGGTGCTGCAGGACGGCCTGAAGGCCTACGTGCTGGACCTGATCATCGGACAGCGGCGTTGTCAGCCCTGGAGCCTGGTGGAGGCCTCCACACAGCTGG GCCCGTCCACACGTGTCCTCCACAGCCTGTTCTCAAAGGTGAGCCAGTACTCTGAGCTCAGCAGCCACAGCATGAGACTCAACGCCTTCATCTTCGGCCTGCTCAA CCTAAAATCTTTGGAGTTCTGGTTCAATCACCTCTACACACATGAAG ATATTATAGCAGCACACTACAGCCCATGGGGTTTCCTCCCCCTGTCGCAGGGGGCGTGCCAGCCGCTCTTTGAggagctcctcctcctgctgcagcctctGTCGCTGCTTCCGTTTGACTTAGACCTGCTGTTCGAGCCGCACCTCCTCCAGAAGGGCCAGGAGCATCTCCGCCGCAAGGAGCAGCTGTGCTCCGCGGGCCAGAGCGTCGACCAGTCCACTCGCTCCACCTTCCAGCTCATGAGGGGATGGAGCACCACTGTGAGCGAGATGGTCAGAGACTCAGAGGGGAAGAAAGAGAGGGCGCCGCTGAGACGAGAGGGAACATGGCCGAGGATGGAGGGGGTCGGGGcgagaagagagggagcgggagGGAAGCTGAGGTTGAGGAGCGAGGGGGAAGAGACCGAGACAGCCGGGTCCGTTAGTAGACCGGCAACGCTGGAGGTAGGGTTCGCCAATCTCTGGAAGGAGAGGGGGATAATGAGTGGACAGAGAATGAAAGGCGTAGGACAAGAGAGCCAAGGAGAAGGTGAGGATGGACAGGAGAAGGACAGGAAGAAGGaaaaagaggtggaggaggggcgTCAGCGGCAAGAGAGACAGGCGGGCTGGTGGTACCAGCTCATGCAGTCCTCCCAGGTTTACATCGACCAATCCACAGAGGGGTCGAAGTTTGTCAAGACTGAGAAAAGGAGGAGGTCATCAGAGAGACGACAGAACCAGCTGCCGCCCACCAGAGAGGGAGTGGTGGAGGGGGCCGAGTCCAGCCAGGACGGGGAGGGCTATAgaagcaggaaaagcagcagcagctctagCGGGGAGTCAGCTGGATCCAGGGGGAGGAGGCCTTCATGGATGGGCAGCCCGCCAGACTCTGTTCTCACCCAGGAGAAAGACGCAAAACCTCAGGAGGCTGCAGGGACTGGAGCTCAAGCTGCAGCCCAGGAGGAGAGCCCCTCACAGGGACAGAGTCTGCGCTGGGGCCGGCTCTTTGGATCGAGCGTTGGTGCTCCTCTCAGGATGGAGGCAGCCGAACAGAAGGCAAAAGCTCAAAAGACCAG gcCGCCGTCAGGTTGGCTTTCTCTGGACAGGTCTGTTCTCGACCTCGTAGCTCAGACTATTGGAGCGGGGAGCGGGAAGAAGGCAGAGCCTCCGGCCACACCCACTCACACCCAAACCACACTCCCACCAACATCAACCCAACCAACTGAAGCCAGACAACACTCTCCATG A